A region from the Gossypium hirsutum isolate 1008001.06 chromosome A08, Gossypium_hirsutum_v2.1, whole genome shotgun sequence genome encodes:
- the LOC107947889 gene encoding uncharacterized protein, which translates to MGIRRRRSKVVDVSSFLLFEATGDSESGCSSDPAMVDISHDDDGDDDDAESCSCDIAPDVVHGVGEVGGSLKNKFANVVEGVNDEDDDDDDDGVVEQKEVQLYKKSCRDDQRIKGVGVGKEKKSSSSAENSNSSETMNEMEKNRLFWETCLAS; encoded by the coding sequence ATGGGTATCCGAAGAAGAAGAAGTAAAGTTGTTGACGTGTCTTCTTTCTTGCTCTTCGAGGCCACCGGCGATTCGGAATCTGGTTGTAGTTCCGATCCAGCCATGGTTGACATCAGTCacgatgatgatggtgatgatgatgatgccgagTCATGTAGCTGTGATATTGCACCTGATGTTGTTCATGGTGTTGGAGAGGTTGGTGGTAGCTTAAAAAACAAATTTGCAAATGTTGTTGAAGGTGtcaatgatgaagatgatgacgaCGATGACGATGGGGTGGTGGAGCAAAAGGAGGTTCAATTGTATAAAAAAAGTTGCAGGGATGATCAACGTATTAAAGGAGTTGGTGTggggaaagaaaagaaatcctCTTCATCAGCTGAAAACTCAAACTCAAGCGAAACCATGAATGAGATGGAAAAGAACAGGCTTTTTTGGGAAACTTGTTTGGCTTCCTAG